The Mobula birostris isolate sMobBir1 chromosome 7, sMobBir1.hap1, whole genome shotgun sequence region tacaagaggacatggctttaaggtaaggggtgggaagttcaagggggatattagaggaaggttttttactcagagagtggttggtgtgtggaatgcactgcccaagtcagtggtggaggcagataaactgaaatttaagagactgctagacaggtatatggacgaatttaaggtagggggttatatgggaggcagggtttaagggttggcataacattgtgggccaaagggcctgtactgtactattctatgttctatgtttatcacGGGGTTCAAATATTGTAAACTAATATCTCTTCATACTATATcaaaaacacattttaaaaagacTAGCAATTAAATATCGCCTTCTCCATCTCAGAACCACTGAAACAGTTTGCATTCAATTAAGTGATACTCAAACTGTTGTCTTTATCTTGAGCATTCCCTCAGAGTGAAGGGTCACTTGCGCCCTATCCAATTTTGTGAGTTCCAGGGTGGCTAAAGAGGCTACTGTAGAAACGGAAGACTCTTCCACAGCTGATACAGACAGAAATCACGCTGTCTGCAGTTGCTAAGGAAGGTGAGGAATGGAGAACATGACCAATTCAACCTGCTGGGCCTATTTTCCTGCTCTATGTTTTACAACTCCTGCATTCTTTTATATATGTTCCCAGTCTCTATTTTCTCCCATTCACTCATTGATCAATTAACCTTGTATATAGCTCATCTCCCTGGTTTTACCCTATCAGAGACATCACCCTCCCTACAACCTAACAAGTTTATCTCCTCCCCAGTTCTGGTAAAGGTCTCAACCTGCTATGTTATCTGTTTCTTTTTCCCACCGATGTATCTTGATCTGAAGAATAttcctagcattttctgttttaatttcagttttGCAACATATGCAATTTTTAAAATCCATCAACTGGACTACCTATCCTGGCAAGCTTCACCTGAGGGAGAAATGAAACAGAATATCGAAGATGCACGggccaagcagcatttgtggagagagaaatagagttaatgttttaggtcaaCAACCTTTAATCAGTAATGtttccctttccatagatgctgcctgatttgctaaaTATATCCTATATTAATTTCAAATTCCAGCATGTCTTTAAGTATTTTGCTTCTGGATTCTGAACTACCGCATAAGcaaataagacataggaacaagagtacctcctcattagtcaagaaggcacaatagcgtctacactttctgaggagactgaggcgtgCAAGTCTCCCCGTCCCATTTtagcaactttctacaggagcactatCGACAGAGTCCTGTATGGCTGCGTCACTCTGTAGTACAGAAGCTGTAAGgccctacagaggatagtaaaaaacACAGAAGGTCACTGAggtctcccttcccctatttgtgacatttactggagGCATTGTATAGGAAGGGCCTGAAGCATAGTTGAGTATCCCCTCCACCTATCCCactatctctttgacccacttctgtcaggaaggagatacagcagCATCGGGAGTGGGACTgccaggctgggtaacagcttcttcccccaaacTTTGAGACTAATGAGTACTCTGCCGCCACCGAGGacttgtcactaggacagtgagctgtttactgtttacctgtgctgcgcacttcacatgcattttctattatattttattaaattaTTTGTGATAATAAATGCGCTGTGTGTGATACATGCAGTGTGGGTGTACTATGGTCTggatgaatgttgtttcatttagttgtatTTAAGTACAGttagttgacaataaactggagcTTGAAGGCCATTcaaaaagatcatggctgatctccctccgcatcattttcctgccttatccctatgGAGTGTAAATCAACTGCTGGAGGAGATTAGCGAATCCAGCAGCGTATGCGTAAGCAAAGGGATGGTtgactgaattcctccagcaatttgttttcagttttgctccagatcccagcatctgcaaactcttgtgtccccatatcccttgatttctTTAATATCCAGAAATATATTAATCGCTGTTTTGAATGCAATTAATACCGAGGCTCCACAGTGCTACGGATTACAAAGATTTTCTtcagcattctgttattgttttaccttgtactgtgTATGGAATTGGTATGTATCAACAGTACGCaacacaaacttttcactgtatcttggtacaggtgacaataataactCAATTCCAAGTCTAGTTCCTCTCGAGAGGAGAAGCGGCGCAGGAGTCGGAACGATTTTATGCGAGGGGGAGTCCTACACGGAGCTTCTAAAGGCGCGTACTGAAAGCGCCAGCGTTCGCCCTTGAATCGCCGTCCCCGTCGGTATCCAAGAGACGGTGCGAAGATGGGGCTGTTGCCGCCCGAGGCGAAGGCTCTACCGCCGCCGGGGATCGTCAACCGGAACAGCGTCTGGCTGGGCCTCATCGGCTGGACCGCTTCGTTGATGCAGAATGGCCTCAACCGGCGGCCGGCCTTCGGATCCGGTGAGAAGAGCTCAGGAAAATCCGCTGGAACCTGCAGCTGCGGGCCTGGGGCTAGGCCGGGAGAAGGGGTTAACCCTGGAACGGGGATCGAGCTTGGGAGGTGTCAAAAATGGGGATCTCTGGGGATAAACCTCGGAGTGGAGGTAGGGAATAGATTCAGATCTGTGGATGCGATCAAACCTAGGTGTGAGAACTTGTCAAACCCTGGTGATTTCTGGCGTTGGGGTCAAACTTGGGGGTTCAGTCCTGTGAATGAGGTGAAACCTGGGGGGGGGGTCAGTCCTGGAAATGGGGGTCAAAACTGGGGATGAGTCTGGGGAGCCGAGTCAGTCCTGTGGATGAGATAAAACTTCAGTATCACACCTGGAGGAGGGGTCAAGCCTGGGGAGAGGCTTGGAGATGGGGTTCAGACTCAGACCAGGTATGGGTCTGAGGCCCTAAAGCTGCGGGACAGAAACCTGAGACTGGGATTTCATCCTGCGAAGAGTTTCGGTCAAAACGTCGGCCGTATTTTTTTTCGATAGATGCTccctggtctgctgaattcctccagcattttgtgtgttttgctcagatttccagcacctgaagaCTTTCTCTTGACTGGGATTTGGGATCTGAGTCTTAGGGCATCAATTACCTTCAAACACAAGGGCAGATAAACTTGGGCGTGGAAGAACTCactaggtcaggcagcgtctgtggagggaaatggacagtccctttccgtccacagatactgcctgtcccactgagtttctctgcctttttgtgtgttgcatctgCAGTCTCGTGCTCTTCCTGGTAAACCATAAATACTCGTCTATTTCACAGTGAACACTGGCATTGGTAACAGAATTAATATGGTGACTCTGATGTGTATTtaaactttaaaaacaaaaatgttttGGACTTCCACAATTAATCCAGTGTAGACCGGTGAGGGAGGATTTATCGGGAGGGGTCAGGAgttggcattggtttattattgtcacatgtaccaagatttggtaaaatatttttattttcaaatattcaaagtacagttattatcaaataatatataaattatacaaccttgagatttgtttgcttatagGAAGTCACAAAACAAGGAACCCGATAGaagccagtttaaaaaaaataaagaccaaccccGATGCGCACAGAGAAAGAgggtgaaaaaaaacaaatcatgcaaactatAGAAGCAAGCAAAAAcagcagcattctgaaccaaattgagtccttagatccaaatcctcGGAGTAAGCCCAAAGCCAGCATCGCGGAGAGAGGGGcccccagtctatctgggctggcatttaaattgtccaaaccttgCCCTGCCCTGGCGAATTGCTCCAGGTCTAGATTTCCCCGCTGAAGAGGCCGTTCTCGACCTCTCCAAATCGGTTTGACGtccagagcaatccaaccttgCCCAATTTCAACACTTTGCCCTTCCAATCTGTATGGGCAGACGTTTAGATTGTCCCTTGCATTAGGATCCGGATCTCGCTGCAGCGAATTGCTCCAGACCTAGAACAAGTCGCTCAGCGATTCACTTCGGACCTGAATCTCAATGCCGAAGAAGCCGTCCTCGACCTTTCCAAATTGGCCTGGCACTTAGACTGAACCACCCTCATACCCAGACATCTGGAGGGGCAAAATTTAGTGCCCGTACTGTCATTTTATAAATATTACATCACCTTCTGTGATAGTAACATCTTCATTTTCTTGTCTCCCCAGATGCATACTTAAAAATTATTTAACCTTGTTCATTAAAACTCAAAGGCTACTTATTTCCGGTGTGGAAGGTACTCTATGCTTACTGATCCATCAATTATATGTATAAGTGTGGACCTTGATAAAAGAGTTAGCGTAAGAAGCTAACCATCAAATATTGGGTAATCGGCCTAAAGTGTACCAGTCTGCTAAATCCTGTGACAATATTCTTTTGGCTGACCTGAGTCTGTATTTAAAATGATACAGCTGCAGTTTAATGTAGACATTATTCGTGATTAAAAATAATGAGAGATCGCTATTGAAatactatgtgcagttctggtagcTAAGCTATAGGAAGGACGTTATTAAgctggaaaagctgcagaaaagaaTCACCAGGGTAGGAGAGCTTGAGATTTAAAGAGAAATTCTTTCCTTGGAGCATCAGAGTTTAAGGGATATTctttatagaggtatataaagtcACGATGGGCATAGGTAAGGTAAATGGTCACAGTTTTCTTTCCCAGGTTAAGGGAGTCTAAGATACGCAAATGGAAATGGAGGTGGATTGGCCTCAACTTGAGGAAGACACCGACAACATCAGCAAGCAGGCATTAAAACGGAATCCCCAAGGAAAGAAGAAATAAGGACGTATAAAGAACACATGGAGGAGAGATGTCAAGGCCAAAATTAGATGATGGTGACACTTCTGGTTCATCCTTGAGAAACTGGCTCAGAACAGAGGAcgatggagatgggaggtcaACGATGGCCTGTGTTCCACtgagagctaggagcccaagcagacaaaaagaaagagggagtctaaaactaggcaGCATAGATTTAAGAGGCAAGGGAAggaatttaaaggggacctgagaggCAGCATTTTCACACATAGGGGAGTGCATATCTGGAACGAGGTGGGAGCTGCAGGTGCAATTGCAACGTTTTGTCtggcacatggataggaaagatttataggggcaaatgggactagcgcAAGAAGCAACTTGGTCAGTGTGTCGAATTGGGCCAAAAGGCAAGTTTCCAGGCTGTACAACTCTGTGACTTGTAAGGTTCTGAGATAGAATAAATTAAGAGTAGAAAGCTATGTAATCTTTAGTAGAAGTGGGAGGAATACAAGAATGGTTAGAAGAGAACTGAATGGAATAAAATTTGTTCCAATAAAGTTTAAGAATGTCATGAGACTGGGTTTGGAGCAATAAGTATTTTTAGGTCATGTGAGTTAAAGAGAGGATAGAATTTAGTTGATTTTATTTATAATTTTGACAGTTATCAGTTTTTGTGATTGATACACCTCAATATTTCTCATGATTGGAAATAATTTGAATATTCAGGGTAAGCTGGAAACACAATGATTTACAataatatttattattgtaaagTTCCAGAAGACTGTAGGCTggttaatgttgttccattgttcaagaagggaaatcCAGGCTAGTAAGCCTGACTTCAGTTGTAGAAAAGTTACTGGGGGAATTGTGAGTAACAAGTCACATTTTTAATCTTATGTCaaacaaaaggaaaagaaaaacctTTCTTTTTGCAGGTGTGCACCGACAGCTTCTTTTTGTAACTGTTGGATGGTTTATTGGATATCACCTTAGAAAGATAGAAAACTACAAGAATGCCAAAAGGGATCGAGAAATGATGGACTATATTCAGCGTCATCCAATTGACTTTCCTGAAAAAGGTATGTGATTAGTTGAATTACCTTGTACCTTTTGGAATTACTGTTCAGAACCTAGAAGTCTTTGGAGCACTTAACCATATGCCAGCAATTTTCCAAGCTtagtttcccattctgtatgGAGGAGGCACTCGGTGTCAAAGCCACTACCTTCCTTGTCTAAGTGGCTCAACAACTCACAAACTGACATGAGTAATGTTTCTTAACCTTTTATCTAAAATCACATTACAGTAGAATCTGAGGTTGATATAAAGAAAAGCCTGCAATATCCCATTAAAAATAAATGCAAAAACATATTCAAGACTTTACTGAAAACTCGTAAGTCAACACTGTTTGTAGGAATGCTGCTGCAGGAAGCTATAAACATTACCAGTATATTCAGGCAACATTTGTTCCTAAAATTATAGTTTTCATTATATTTCTATGCAGTCAGTTGCAAAATGGCAGTTTTAGGCATTGGATTTAAAGGTTGTGGTTTAAAAACAGGATTTATTTGTGATAATTAATATTCACTGTGTATCTAAAGTAACAAAGTTATTATTCAATCAGGAGAGGTGATTATTTGAAGTTACATAAAAATATTTCCCATAATTTAGTCTGTTCAGATTTGCAAGTGGTATATTACAGTGAAGTACATACAGTATTAATGATTATGCAATATATTATCTATTCCCATGAAAACGTTGAAATTTACATGCAACTCATTGTGAACATAACTATCAATCTCTTTTGGGCATATAATGTTAATAAAATATGAACAAATGCTACTATGGTGCACACAATTTCACATTCTATTGGATGGCAACTACCACACTGACGTGACGATGAGTTTTCCAGCAATTCTTGGCTTTGGATCAGGCCTGAAGAATAAGGCTATGTACAACTTAAACTGTGCATCTGTTCGTGGCCTTTAAACTCGGAGTTTTGCAATGTCCTCCAGAATCAGTGCCTGTGGCCAATTTGTTCCAGGACAATTAAGGCATTGGTACCAATTTATTTCAGCTTGCTTAGATTCACCTCACTTTGGTCTACTTCTGCACAGACAAATTTACCTATTACTTATTAATTATTTGAatcagcagctcaccagagtcctctatcctgggccaatCTTTCAAGTTGTCTCCAGATGTAGCCTATCTTCGAAAATCCTTCCTCTCCTAGGGATgtggtctttggagcttctgttgccgtttctttagcactgggtttttacaggCTTTTTGCCCAGCCCTCCTGCTTTCACAGTCGGGCTTGGGACCGCCTTCGTTGTAAGGTTTGCCTATAAATAATAGGAGTGATGGTGTAGTGCTTTAATTATTGGTGTACCCCATTCATGTGGAGGCAAGAATTCAAATCCCACTGCAGCAAATGGGGAATTTTAAATTCAGGTAATTAAATAAGTCTGAACTAAGAAGCTAGAATCTGTTATGGTGATCATAAAATTGACATATTTGAATAAAAATCCCACCTGTTTCACTAATGTCAGGGAAATAattgacaacatttaaaagatacttagttggataggaatggtttagagcagggattcccaaccttggGTCCACGGACTCCTCGGTTATTGGTAAggatccatggcattaaaaaggttgggacccccctgctttagagggatataggctaAAGATGGGCAGATAGGATTAACCTAGAtgagcatcttggtcagcatggagcagTTGGACTGAAGAGCCTGCTTCCATGTTGTATGTAGTTCAGAAAAGGAAACTTCATGTTCTCTGGCCAGTATGTCACTTGAGTTCCTTAGCATTTTGTTCTCTGAACTGCTTCATCTGATTAGCCTCAGCTCTGAATAATAAATACCAGCCTTGCCAACAACGCCCATATTGGAAGATGTTGTATGTCTAACCTGCGTCCCGAATCTGGCTTTCACTTGGGACCCAGACACCCTCTTAATTACAGCTCAAATCAGGGCAGGACACAAAGAAAATATCTTGTACACGGTGGTGAGTTTCTCAACCTATAGTTGGGTGCTCTGATTTATAGTCTTGTCCTTCTGTCCTGACTCATCTTCTGATCAGCTTTTCTGCACTTAATCTGTATTCTAACATCCATTTCTTTATCTCCACTCCAACAGGCTATGTCCTGAATCTAAACACTTTCCTCCTCTCAGTAATAGCCTGTTCCTTCTAAGTGACCTTTCAGCCATCTCCACTGCTGGCCTGTTTTCCCATCATCCTGTTCTAATTTATATAACACCTAAATTGACTATATTACAAACTTTACCAATTTTCTTATAATTCCTGAGATTACTAATTCATACATATTTCCATTAATTTTGTTTTAGAAGTGTGTTGACAGTTGGATTTAGTTTAACTGTAGCGTAACCGTTACCATCTTCTATTCTGGTTCTCTACATTTCAAAACCATGATTCCACTAATGTTCTTCAATAAAAAGTATGGCATATGTTTTGGGTCTGTTGGTAGATCACAATACTAAGAActaggtaaacacgaggaaatctgcagatgctggaaattcaagcaacacacacaaaatgctggtggaatgcagcaggccaggcagcatgtctaggaagaggtacagtggacgtttcaggccgagacccttcatcaggactaactgaaagaagagatagtaagagatttgaaagggagagggggagatccaaaatgataggagaagacaggagggggagggatggagctaagagctggaaagttgattggcaaaagggatacaaggctggagaagggagaggatcatgggatgggaagcctagggagaaagaaagggggaggggagcccagaggaagatggagagcaggcaaggagagggacagagggagaaaaaagagagaaagaggaaaaaagggggaggaataataaataggggatggggtaagaaggggaggaggggcattaatggaagttagagaaatcaatgttcatgccatcaggttagaggctgcccagacggaatataaggtgttccgccgacctgagtgtggcttcatcttgacagtagaggaggccgcggatagacatatcagaatgggaatgggacatggaattaaaatgtgtggccactggcagatcctgctttcaatggtggacagagcgtaggtgttcagcaaaacggt contains the following coding sequences:
- the ndufc2 gene encoding NADH dehydrogenase [ubiquinone] 1 subunit C2, coding for MGLLPPEAKALPPPGIVNRNSVWLGLIGWTASLMQNGLNRRPAFGSGVHRQLLFVTVGWFIGYHLRKIENYKNAKRDREMMDYIQRHPIDFPEKEKKTLAEILEDFHPIR